In Caminicella sporogenes DSM 14501, a genomic segment contains:
- the deoC gene encoding deoxyribose-phosphate aldolase: MELQKYIDHTLLKPQATEEQIIKVCSEAKKYGFASVCVNPYYTSLVRKELEGTDVKTCVVIGFPLGANTKEVKAFETKQAIENGAQEVDMVINIGALKDKKYDVVRDDIKAVVDAAKGKALVKVIIETCLLTDEEKIKACEIAKEAGADFVKTSTGFSTGGATVEDVKLMRKTVGPDMGVKASGGVRSKEDAEAVINAGANRIGASASVAIVEGIKTANKGY, encoded by the coding sequence TGGAATTACAAAAATATATTGATCATACTTTATTAAAACCTCAAGCAACTGAAGAGCAAATAATTAAGGTGTGTAGTGAAGCTAAAAAATACGGATTTGCTTCTGTATGTGTAAATCCATATTATACTTCATTAGTAAGAAAAGAACTTGAAGGAACAGATGTAAAAACTTGCGTAGTTATAGGTTTCCCATTAGGAGCTAATACAAAAGAAGTAAAGGCGTTTGAAACAAAACAGGCTATTGAAAATGGTGCGCAAGAAGTAGATATGGTAATAAATATAGGGGCTTTAAAAGATAAAAAATATGATGTAGTAAGAGATGATATTAAAGCAGTAGTTGATGCAGCTAAAGGAAAAGCATTAGTAAAAGTAATAATAGAAACTTGTCTTTTAACTGATGAAGAAAAGATTAAAGCATGTGAGATTGCTAAAGAAGCTGGTGCAGATTTTGTAAAGACTTCAACTGGATTTTCTACAGGTGGAGCAACAGTTGAAGATGTAAAATTAATGAGAAAAACTGTAGGACCTGATATGGGAGTAAAAGCTTCAGGAGGAGTAAGAAGCAAAGAAGATGCTGAGGCTGTTATTAATGCAGGTGCAAATAGGATAGGAGCTAGTGCTTCTGTAGCTATTGTTGAAGGAATTAAAACAGCAAATAAGGGGTATTAA
- a CDS encoding cytidine deaminase encodes MNKKLLVKKALEAKENAYAPYSGFKVGAAVLTESGKIYTGCNIENASYTPTICAERTAISKAVSEGERKIVAIAVTGDSEWTYPCGVCRQVIREFGEDVTVIVVKSEDEYREYSLKELLPFSFGPENLK; translated from the coding sequence ATGAATAAAAAATTGCTGGTTAAAAAGGCTCTTGAGGCAAAGGAAAATGCTTATGCACCTTATTCTGGTTTTAAAGTAGGGGCTGCAGTTTTAACAGAGAGTGGAAAGATATATACGGGTTGTAATATAGAAAATGCATCATATACGCCAACTATTTGTGCTGAAAGGACTGCTATATCAAAAGCAGTATCAGAAGGAGAAAGAAAAATAGTAGCTATAGCAGTTACTGGAGATTCTGAATGGACTTATCCTTGTGGCGTTTGTAGACAAGTAATAAGAGAATTTGGTGAAGATGTAACAGTAATAGTTGTAAAATCAGAAGATGAATACAGAGAATATTCCTTAAAAGAACTATTACCTTTTAGTTTTGGTCCTGAAAATTTAAAATAA
- a CDS encoding pyrimidine-nucleoside phosphorylase, producing the protein MRMYDLIMKKRNGEELTTEEINFFVEGYTKGEIPDYQVSALMMAIYFQKMNKRETADLTMAMVKSGEVVDLSGIEGIKVDKHSTGGVGDTTTLILGPIVAAAGVPVAKMSGRGLGHTGGTIDKLESFKGFSVDMPIEKFIENVNDIKIAIGGQTANLAPADKKLYALRDVTATVDNISLIASSIMSKKIASGADAIVLDVKTGSGAFMKNEESSFELAKEMVDIGTNVGRKTVAIITDMDQPLGYAVGNILEVKEAIETLKGNGPSDLTELCLTLGSYMLLLSEKVTDLDEARRILKDIIRSGKGIEKLKELVEAQGGDPAFVDNPSLFEKASIIEPIIASKEGYIKGIKADDIGRAALVLGAGRETKESEIDLSVGVVLHKKIGDYVKKGEAIATIHANDDEKKKVATKMILEAYEIVNEKVERKPLIKGIVTEKGIEKF; encoded by the coding sequence ATGAGAATGTACGATTTGATAATGAAAAAGAGAAATGGTGAGGAATTGACAACTGAGGAAATTAATTTTTTCGTTGAAGGTTATACAAAAGGTGAAATTCCAGATTATCAGGTTTCTGCTCTTATGATGGCAATATATTTTCAAAAGATGAATAAGAGGGAAACAGCAGATTTAACAATGGCTATGGTGAAAAGTGGAGAAGTGGTTGACCTTTCAGGGATTGAAGGTATAAAAGTTGACAAACACAGTACAGGTGGTGTAGGAGATACAACGACTTTAATTCTTGGACCTATCGTTGCAGCTGCAGGAGTACCTGTAGCAAAGATGTCAGGTAGAGGTCTTGGTCATACTGGTGGTACAATAGATAAATTAGAATCATTTAAAGGTTTTTCAGTAGATATGCCTATTGAAAAATTTATTGAAAATGTGAATGATATAAAAATTGCAATAGGAGGACAGACAGCTAATTTAGCTCCGGCAGATAAAAAATTATATGCACTGAGAGATGTTACTGCAACAGTAGATAATATATCTTTAATTGCTAGTAGTATAATGAGCAAAAAAATTGCTTCGGGGGCAGATGCTATCGTATTAGATGTTAAGACGGGTAGTGGAGCATTTATGAAGAATGAAGAAAGTTCCTTTGAACTTGCTAAGGAAATGGTTGATATAGGAACTAATGTTGGAAGAAAAACAGTAGCTATAATAACTGATATGGATCAGCCGTTAGGTTATGCTGTTGGGAATATATTAGAAGTTAAAGAGGCTATAGAAACTCTAAAGGGAAATGGACCTTCCGATTTAACAGAACTTTGTTTGACATTAGGTTCATATATGCTTCTTTTAAGTGAGAAAGTTACGGATTTAGATGAAGCTAGAAGAATTTTAAAAGATATTATAAGATCAGGTAAGGGTATTGAAAAATTAAAAGAGCTTGTTGAGGCACAGGGTGGAGACCCAGCTTTTGTTGATAATCCGTCATTATTTGAAAAAGCAAGTATTATTGAACCTATTATTGCTTCAAAAGAAGGATATATAAAAGGAATAAAGGCTGATGATATAGGAAGGGCAGCTCTTGTCTTAGGAGCAGGACGTGAGACTAAGGAAAGTGAAATAGATTTATCAGTAGGAGTTGTTCTTCACAAAAAAATAGGAGATTATGTAAAGAAAGGTGAAGCTATTGCAACTATTCATGCTAATGATGATGAAAAGAAAAAAGTGGCTACTAAAATGATTTTGGAAGCATATGAGATAGTAAATGAAAAAGTTGAAAGAAAACCATTGATAAAAGGAATTGTTACTGAAAAAGGAATAGAAAAATTTTAA
- a CDS encoding ROK family protein: MYIGVDLGGTNIAVGIVSRDGSLKYDKSIPTKRERKPDEIIRDIINVINEIIKEYGVERETIKAIGIGIPGIADKKGNVIQCVNLNWTDIPLKTPMEKELGIPVFIDNDATLAGLAEYEIGVMKGKESGVFITLGTGVGGGIIINGKIHTGFNNVGSEIGHMIVGENYYDCNCGRNGCLETFASATALINYTRKLIEEGNSETIINEKINGDLNKLNGKIIINAAKEGDKLANKAVDRLVKYLAIGIMNITSVIDPEIFAIGGGLSRAGDFLLDKIRNEVSKNKYFKALPVGKVVLAKLGSEAGIIGAAMLGKSNVK; encoded by the coding sequence GTGTACATAGGAGTAGATTTAGGTGGGACAAATATTGCAGTTGGTATAGTAAGCAGAGATGGAAGTTTGAAGTATGATAAATCTATACCAACTAAAAGAGAAAGAAAGCCAGATGAGATTATAAGAGATATTATAAATGTAATTAATGAAATAATTAAAGAATATGGAGTTGAAAGAGAAACTATTAAAGCAATAGGTATAGGTATACCGGGTATAGCAGATAAAAAAGGAAATGTAATTCAGTGTGTAAATTTAAATTGGACTGATATACCACTTAAAACACCTATGGAAAAGGAATTAGGCATTCCAGTATTTATTGATAATGATGCTACTTTGGCAGGACTTGCAGAGTATGAAATAGGTGTTATGAAAGGTAAGGAAAGTGGAGTATTTATAACTCTTGGAACAGGTGTTGGCGGAGGAATTATCATAAATGGAAAAATTCATACTGGATTTAATAATGTAGGTTCTGAGATAGGACATATGATTGTTGGAGAAAATTATTATGATTGTAATTGTGGTAGAAATGGATGTTTAGAAACTTTTGCTTCGGCAACAGCACTCATAAATTATACGAGAAAGTTGATAGAAGAAGGAAATAGTGAAACAATAATAAATGAAAAAATAAATGGAGATTTAAACAAATTAAATGGCAAAATAATTATTAATGCTGCTAAAGAAGGCGATAAGTTAGCTAATAAGGCAGTAGACAGATTAGTTAAGTATCTAGCAATAGGTATCATGAATATTACAAGTGTTATCGATCCTGAAATATTTGCAATAGGTGGAGGACTTTCAAGAGCAGGAGATTTTCTTTTAGATAAAATAAGAAATGAAGTTTCAAAAAATAAATATTTTAAGGCTTTACCAGTTGGAAAAGTGGTTTTGGCAAAATTAGGAAGTGAAGCGGGTATTATTGGAGCAGCAATGCTTGG